Part of the Archangium lipolyticum genome, CCGCCGTGTGCTGGAGTACTTCGACGCGGTGAAGATCGGCCTCACCGCCACCCCAGCCCTGCACACCCAGGAGATCTTCGGCTCCCCGGTGTTCCAGTACGGCTACCGGCAGGCCGTCATCGACGGATGGCTGGTGGACCACGAGCCCCCCATCCGCATCTCCACCGAGCGCAGCGAGGCTGGCATCACCTTCAAGGCTGGCGAGGAGGTGCCCACGCTCGTCACGGGTACCCAGTTGGAGCTGTTCCGCCTGCCGGATGAGATCAACTTCGAGGTGGAGGACTTCAACCGGAGCGTCATCACCGAGCCCTTCAACCGCGTGGTGGCCGGTGTGGTGGCCCAGTACGTGGACCCCCGGCTGGAAGGCAAGACGCTCGTCTTCTGCGTGAACGAGCAGCACGCGAACCTGATGGTGAAGGTGCTCCAGGAGGCGCTCGCGGCCCGCTATGGAGAGGTGGACAGCAACGCGGTGATGAAGATCACCGGGAAGACGGACCGGGTGGACGAGCAGATCCGCCGGTACAAGAACGAGCGCCAGCCCTCCATCGCCGTGACGGTGGACCTGCTGACGACGGGCATCGACGTGCCCTCCATCTGCAACCTCGTCTTCGTGCGCCGGGTGAAGAGCCGCATCCTCTACGAGCAGATGCTGGGCCGCGCCACGCGGCTGTACGACTTCAAGACGGAAGGTACGGTCAAGGAGAGCTTCCGCATCTTCGACGCGGTGGACCTATACGAAACACTCCAGCCGTACTCCGCGATGAAGCCGGTGGTGGTGCAACCGCACATCCCCTTCGCCCAGCTCGCGCAGGAGCTCCAGGGGCAGGCGGATGACGCGTGGAAGCGCGTGGTCCTGGACCAGCTCCTGGCGAAGCTCCAACGCAAGAAGAAGGCGCTGCGTGAGCGTCACGCGGAGCTGTTCGAGGCCGCCGCGGGCGCGCCGGTCGACGAGGTGCTCGAGACGCTGAAGGCGGCCTCGCCCCGGGAGGCGGCGGAGTGGTTCACCGCGCACTCCCAGGTGGCGGAGCTGTTGGACCGGACCACGGGCAACGGAGACCAATCACGCGTCTACATCTCCGAGCACGCGGACGCGCTGAAGTCCCTGACCCGGGGCTATGGCGAGGGCCGTGAGCGCCCCGAGGACTACCTGGAGGGCTTCGGGCGGTTCGTGAAGGAGAACGCGAACAAGCTGCCAGCGCTGCTGGTGGTGACACAACGCCCGCGCGAGCTGACGCGCGATGCACTCAAGGAGCTGAAGCTGGCGTTGGACACGGCGGGCTACACCGAGCCGCAGCTCCAATCCGCGTGGCGGGAAGTGAAGAACGAGGACATCGCCGCCACCATCATCGGCTTCGTGCGGCAGCAGGCACTGGGCGAGCCGCTGGTGCCCTACGCGGAGCGGGTGGAGAGGGCGATGAAGAAGGTGCTGGCGAGCCGGCAGTGGGAACCACCGCAGAAGCAGTGGCTGCGGCGCATTGGCCAGCAACTGACGGCGAACGTGGTGCTGGACCGGCAGATCTTCGATTCAGCGCCGGCCTTCAAGGACCACGGAGGCTGGGCCGCGCTGGACAAGGTGATGGAAGGCAAGCTGGAGCAGGTGCTCGGAGAGCTGGCGGACAACGTCTGGAGCCCAGCTGCCTGACCACCCTCTCCCTCTGGGAGAGGGCCGGGGTGAGGGTTTTGTCCTTGTTCGTCAACAACCCGGATGCGGTGTGAGTGCTCTCCTTGTAGCTGCCTTCCGCGTACCCGGAAGAGCATGAGGAGGGCCATGCGAGCGAGCCCGCCTCGGTTCACGCGGTGGCGCTTGGGAGACCCGCTTCCCTGGGGTACGAAGGGCTTCCGGAGAGAGGCCCATGCAGACGACGAACGACATCGTCCAGAAGCTGTGGAACCTGTGCTCGCTGTTGCGCGAGGACGGCGTCACCTACCACCAGTACGTCACCGAGCTGACCTACCTGCTCTTCCTCAAGATGCTGAAGGAGACGGGGCGCGAGGACGTGCTGCCCAAGGGCCAGCGCTGGGATGACCTCGCCGGGAAGAGCGGCATGGAGCAGCTCGACTTCTACAAGCGCCTGCTGCTCAACCTGAGTGCCCTGGGCTCGCCGCGCGTGCGCGACATCTACACGGATGCCTCCACCACGCTGCGCCAGCCCAAGACGCTCACCGAGCTGGTCAGGCACATCGACGGGTTGCAGTGGTACAGCGAGACCCGCGAGCACATGGGCGACCTCTACGAGGGCCTGCTGGAGAAGAACGCCACCGAGGTGAAGAGCGGCGCGGGCCAGTACTTCACCCCCCGGCCCCTGGTGGAGTCCATGGTGGCGCTGGTGAAACCCCAGCCCGGCGAGCGCGTGCAGGACCCGGCGGCGGGTACCGGCGGCTTCCTCATCGCCGCGGACCGGTACGTGAAGGACCAGACGGACGACCTCTTCACCCTCCCAGAGAAGCAGCAGCGCTTTCAGAAGCACGAGGCCTTCTACGGCATGGAGTTGGTGCCGGACACGCGCAAGCTGGCGCTGATGAATTTGATGCTCCACGACATCGAGGGTGACCTGCGACTGGGCGACACGCTCTCCCCACAAGGAGCGGCGCTGCCTCCGGCGGACGTCATCCTCACCAACCCGCCGTTCGGGACGAAAAAGGGCGGCGGACGGCCCACGCGCGACGACTTCACCTTTCCCACCTCGAACAAGCAGCTGGCGTTTCTGGAGCACATTTATCGGGGACTGAAACCGGGCGGTCGGGCGGCGGTGGTGGTGCCGGACAACGTCCTTTTCGAGGACAACGTGGGCGCGGCCATCCGGGCGGACCTGATGGACAAGTGCGACCTGCACACTGTGCTGCGGCTACCCACGGGTATCTTCTACGCGCAAGGAGTGAAGACGAACGTGCTGTTCTTCACGCGCGGGCAGACGGACAAGGGGAACACGAAGGCGGTGTGGTTCTACGACCTGCGCGCCAACATGCCATCGTTCGGCAAGCGCACGCCGCTGACCCGCAAGCACTTCCGGGAGTTCGAGGAGGCATTCGGCGAGAACCCCCATGGGAAGAGCAAGCGAAAAGATCAGGGAGAGGAGGGACGGCTCCGGAAATACACTCGCGATTATATTCGGGATCGCGGCGACAATCTGGATATTTCCTGGCTACGCGATGAGAGCCAGGGGAGCGCGAATGACCTGCCCCAGCCGGAGGTGATTGCAGTGGAACTTCGGGAACAGTTGCAGGTGGCCCTTGCGGAGATTGATGCACTCAGTGCACTGCTGGGACGTGAGGATGTCGGAACATGAAAAGCAGTTACATCCCGCCCGGCTGGAGCGAAGCCCCTATCAGCGACCTTTGTCATCTCATCAATGGGCGAGCATTCAAACCCACCGAATGGGCAAAATCAGGGTTACCCATCGTCCGTATCCAAAACCTCAATGAGCCAGACAGCTCATTCAACTATTGCGACAAAGAGGTCGAAGAAAAATTCATCATTGATGCTGGCGAGCTTTTGTTTGCTTGGTCCGGCACACCGGGCACCTCATTCGGAGCACACATCTGGAAGGGACCGAGGGCTGTACTCAATCAGCACATTTTCCGGGTCCACATAGAGGAGCGCCATCTCAACAAAGAGTTCTTCCGCCTTGCTCTCAATCAGCGTCTCAACACCTTCATTGAAAAAGCCCATGGCGGGGTCGGGTTGGGGCACATCACCAAGGGCAAGTTCGAAGACACGACTCTCTATATTCCACCTCTTAACGAGCAGCGCCGCATCGTCGCCAAGCTTGAATCTCTGCTGGCCCGAAGCCACCGCGCCAAAGAAGCTCTGGACGCCATCCCGACTCTGCTAGAACGATTCCGGCAGTCGGTGCTCGCAGCAGCTTTCCGTGGCGACCTCACTGCGGACTGGCGCGCGAAACATCCTGACATCGAGCCCGCGTCCAAATTGCTGGAGCGCATCCGCGCCGAGCGCCGCCGCAATTGGGAAGAAGCAGAGTTGAAGAAGATGCAGTCAAAGGGGAAAGCCCCAAGAGATGATGCATGGAAAGACAAGTACGAGGAACCAAGCACACCAGACACCCGCCTACTGCCCGAGATACCTCAAGGATGGTCATGGGTAAGGCTGCCTGAGCTTGGAGAGGTGGCTCGTGGGAAATCCAAGCACCGGCCCAGAAACGACCCACGGCTATTCGATGGCCCATATCCATTCATCCAAACGGGAGATGTTGCCCAATCGAACGGTCGTATCGACTCGGCATCACAAAGCTACAGCGAACTTGGCTTAGCTCAAAGCCGTCTATTCCCCAAGGGAACTGTGTGCATCACCATCGCAGCCAACATTGCTGACACAGCAGTGCTTGGCATTGACGCCTGTTTTCCGGATAGCGTCGTTGGCGTCATTACTGAAAGCAGGCTCGTGTCCCCAGAATATCTTGAGCTTTTCATTCGAACCATCAAGTCGGACCTCGCCGATTTTGCACCGGCAACGGCACAAAAGAACATCAATCTGGAGGTTCTATCCGAAGTAGCCATTCCAATTCCTCCACCAGAAGAAAGAGTCGAGATAGAAGGGCTCCTAAACTCCGCACTAGGGCACATCAACGCACTCGAAAGGACTCACACATACGCAGTGCGCATGATGTCATCACTGGAAAGCTCTATGCTCAGTAAGGCGTTTCGCGGCGAACTCGTCCCGCAGGACCCGAACGACGAGCCCGCCTCGGTTCTCTTGGAGCGCATTCGCGCCGAGCGCGAAGCCACCGCCAGCTCCGTGCCCAAGCGGTCCCGGGGCCGCCGTCCCGCCGCGTAAGCCCCACCTCCTCTCCTCACCGAGCCTGGACATGAGCAAGCAGGATTGGCGCCCTCAACTGACCACCATCGAGGATCCCATCGCCGAGGACCGCTGGTCCTACACCGCGAGCGATGGGAGTACGAAGGTTTCGAGAATCCTCGTCGGACGCCCTCAGCCACTCCCCGGAGAGGAAGACCGGGCCTGGTACTGTCCTCTCGCCATCGAGGGATATCTCCCCGGCATCAAGTGCGTCATGGGGGTTGGGCCCGTCGATGCCCTCATGAACGCCATGTCGCTCGTGAGAAGGTTGTTCGAGGAGCAGTCCAACGTCACCCCTCATGAAGGGTGAACAATACGCGCCTGAAGGTAGGGCCCAACCTCGTGGCCCCCATATGGAAGATCATCCGATGGTTCGCATCCCCCAGATAAGGCTCCACGCGGAGCATGGCGCGCTCGTGGTGCGCGAGGGCTTCAGCATCTGCTTCTACATACGCCGCTCCCACAGGGAGATTGCCCCGGCGGTCATGCACTCACTGGATACGTACCTGCACGCGGTGGGTCCGCGGGCGCTCGGCTGGTACGTGGACCCAGAGGGAGACTGGCAGGAGCTCGATGCCACGGGTTGGACACACGTCCGCGACAAGCTTCACAAGAGCAGCCCCATCCTCAAGTTGAGGGATACTCCGAGCGGCGCTGGCCAGTACGAGCTCAATTACCACGGCAAGTCACTCGACGCGCCCTTGTTCGTCGACAACCCGGATGCGGTGTGTGCTCTCTCCTTCTGGCTGCCTTCCGAGTACCTGGAAGAGCACGGACCCGCGCACGTTCGTGAGCTGGCGCTGGAGCTGGCCGCACCACTGCCCATCAACTCCGGGCACGCGGGCCCCGCCTTCAACTTCCTGTTCATGCCCCCGGAGTTCCGTTCGTTGTGCTTCCGCTACCCGGGAATGGACGTCTGCTCGCCGATGGATGTGTCCTGGAGCATCGGCACGCGCGTACGAGGACCCCATTGGCTGACCTTCCTGGGTCAGCCGGTGCTCGGTGAGGTGGGGGGCTCGGCTGGCCTGCGCACCCGCCTTTCCTCTCCGGGCATCACCGTCCAGGAGATGGATGGCGAGCGAGCCGTCGTCACCCTGGGGGAATCGCCCGAGGCGGGTGACACCGAACAGGGCCGGGACCTGCCCCTCCACCGTGAACTGGCACGCGTCCTGGAGCCCTGGCTCTACCAGCAACGAATCCCCTGGAGTGGCTTCACCCAGGAGGACATGCGCAGGTGGGAGCGCCGCTTTCTCGACTGAGACCCATCCTGTGAGGGCACCGGTGACCAGCACATCGGGCCCCGGCATTGCACAGCGCCAGGGGCATGCTGGTTGGACCCGTCGATCCCCTCATGAGAAGGGTAAACGATCTGCGCCGTCGATTGTATGAGAACTCCATGACATCACCCGTAAACAACCTGCTGCGACAAGCGGTGCTCACCGCAAGTTCCCTGCTCACGGCCTGCGGCTCGGCGGCCTACACCATCGACTCCGCCACGAGCGCCTGCCGCCAGAACCCGGCCTACTGTGCCCACGTAGCGGGTGAGGAGACCATCGTCCCCACCCTCCGGAGCGCCGCCCAGGAGACCGTGGTGTCCACCGTCAAAGGGGGCACGGAGGCAGCCTCCGTGGTGGCCACGCTCAAAGTGCTCTTCGCCAAGAAGCAACCTGACATAGAGAAAGCCCTGGTGGAGTGCGTCGATTGGGCGGACACAGCGGTCAACCGCAAGCGTTTCGGAGGCAACGACCCCACACGAACCCAATGCCAGGAAGAGGTGGAGAAGGACCCTTGTGGGAAGCCGGTGACCCGGGCCATGCAACTGGGCACCGAAAAGCACCGTCTGGCCATCCAGTGCACGAAGGAGAAGCTGGACGCATTGATTCCGGGGCGCTTCAGCCTGGAACAACGCTACCGCTACGATGAGCAGACGGGACAGAAGCAACTGGTCAGCCCCGAGGAGGAACGCGCTCTCAAGCAGCAGGGATGCAGTGGCGCACTCGAAGGCACACTCGTTCCCGATGTCGTCATCCACTCGGGAAATCCGCTCCAAGCCCTGGCCGTCTACGACTTCAAGTTTCCCTGCCCCATTACCAATCGACCCAGGTGGAAACCCTACCCCCACCTGGGCGTGAATCAGGGAGATATGTACCGCAAGCTCCTCGAGGTAGCGCCCAATATCGTGACACCCATACGGGGCATCATCCGATGGCTCGCATCCCTCGAATAAGGCTCTACGCCAAGAATGATGTGCTCCTGGCTCGTGAGGCCCTGAGCATCTGCTTCTACATGCGCCGCTCTCATCGTGAGATCGCACAGGCAGTGCTGTGCTCATTGGAGGTGTACCTACGAGCGGTGGGTCCACAAGCGCTCTGCTGGTATGGAGACGACCAGGGCGATTGGCAGGAGTTGGATACCGCGGGCTGGGCCCACACCCGGCACGAGCTGCGCGAGAGCCCCGGTCTCATCGTCGAGTTGGCGGATACACCGAGTGGTGCGGGCCAATACGCCTTCGAGTATTACGGCAAGCCGCTCGACTCTCCCTTGTTCAGCAACGACCCGGGCGCGGTGTGCGCGGTCTCGTTCTGGTTGCCTCCCGAGTACCTGGAGAAGCACGGTCCCGCGCACGTTCGTGAGCTGGCGTTGGAGCTGGCCGCGCCGCTGCCCTTCAACTCCGGCCATGCCAGCCTCGCCATCAATGCCCTGACGCAACTCGTGGGAGTGTCAGCGGAGCTCCGGCACGGGTGCTTCCGCCACCCGGGAATGGACATGCCCGGTCTCGGAGACCTCTCGATGAACCTCGGCACGCGAGTGAAGGGAGCCTACTGGCTGACCTTCCTGGGTCAGCCGGTGCTCGGTGAGGTGGGGGGCTCGGCTGGCCTGCGCACCCGCCTTTCCTCTCCGGGCATCACCGTCCAGGAGATGGATGGCGAGCGAGCCGTCGTCACCCTGGGGGAATCGCCCGAGGCGGGTGACACCGAACAGGGCCGGGACCTGCCCCTCCACCGTGAACTGGCACGCGTCCTGGAGCCCTGGCTCTACCAGCAACGAATCCCCTGGAGTGGCTTCACCCAGGAGGACATGCGCAGGTGGGAGCGCCGCTTTCTCGACTGAGACCCATCCTGTGAGGGCACCGGTGACCAGCACATCGGGCCCCGGCATTGCACAGCGCCAGGGGCATGCTGAAATCTTCCCTCATGACCTCCCGTCGCCCTCCCGGCAATGAGTCCACCGAGCGAAACGCCCCATCCGTCGAGGCGGCCTTCCAGGCGGTTCCGCCTGAGATGGTGGCGGAGATCCTCGACGGGGAGCTGCACGTCAGTCCCCGCCCGGCCCGCCCCCATGCCAACGTGGCGTCGAACCTGGGCGGCATTCTCCTGGCGCCCTTCAAGTTCGGCACGAGAGGTCCGGGAGGCTGGGTCATCATCAATGAGCCGGAGCTCCACCTCGGTCCCCGCCCGGACAAGCTCGTGCCGGATCTCGCCGGGTGGAGGCGCGAGCGTCTGCCTCGCGCTGTTGGAGGGGACGATGCTCCGGCGCATTACGACCTCGCCCCGGACTGGGTCTGCGAGGTCCTCTCCGAACGTACGCGAAGCAGGGACAAGGGACAGAAGATGCGCATCTACGCCCGCGAAGGCGTCCGGCACGTGTGGCACGTGGACCCGCTCGCGCGCACGCTCGACATCTTCCGGCTCATGGAAGGCCAGTGGCTCCTCGTCCATTCCTTCGCCGGAGAGGAGACGGTCCGCGCCGAGCCCTTCGACGCCATCGACCTCGAGCTGGCCCTCGTCTGGTCCGAATAGTCAGCGCGCAGTGCAGTGCCGGGAGAGGCAGCGGCACCATCAAGAGAAGGCACGAGGATTCAGGGCTGTGCCCCTAACAGGTTGGCCATCCAGCAACCTATCCTTCAGGGTTGTCGCACCTGGGGAAAGGCCAGCGTCATGGCGAAGGAGTACTGGAGTCCTGGGACGGGGGAGGGCGGCGGTACGCAGTTCGAGACACGGCGGAACTCGCGCGACCGGCCCTGGTGGGCCTCCGGAGTGCTGGCGCTGGTGATTCTCGGGCTGCAGGCGGCGTGTGCCTCGGGCTACCCCATGGGAGGGACGCTGGCAGGCACCGCGCGCCACTGGGGAAGTGCTCAGCGGGTGAGTCCAGGTGAGGAGGAGCGCGTTGACGGAGCCCTGGTGGTGGCCGTGGCGAGGCCCAACGCGCCCAGCGAGGACGTAGAGGTTGCTGACGTCGGCGCGGAGGACCGCGAAGGTACTGGGGTGGAGGAAGTGAGCGCGGCCGAAAGCGACAAGGCGGCGAGGCGGCCTCGGTACCTGTCCAGCCGCGTGAGCAGGGTGGAAGAGGAGGAGGTACTGGAGAGGGAGGGCGTTGGATGGCCGGATGGAGTGGGCGACGGGAGACCGTTCGAGGTGCCTATGAGCCTCGACTACTTCCAGGGCTTCCTCGTGCAGGCCGGGGTGCCCAGCACCGCAGTGCCCAGGGACGGGCGCACGCTGTCGCCCCAACAGGCGTTGGAGCTGGTGCCGTACCTGCTCGCCACACCGGTGACGTTGGGCAGTTTCGGGCCGCGCCGCATGGCGGCGCACGTGCTCATGGAAGTGGCCACGGGTGGGGAGTTGGTGACGCGGGACGAGCTCCACGCGCGCATGCGGCGCTTCTCGCGGCTGCTGGTGCTGCGACCTGACGGCTATCTGGTGAAGGTCACCTCGGGGGAGGCAGTCCAGAAGGCCGGGCAGGTGGTGCTCGCCGAGGATGGGACGCTACGGGCTGGCCGGTTCGAGGTGGGTCCCTTCTACGCCATCGACGGCGAGCGCCTCTTTCCGGTGGATGAAAAGCTCGAGGTGCCGAAGGGAGCCCGCCCCACGGGCATCTACGAGCCGGACGACAACCCCGGGCTCGCGGTGGCCGAGGGCGCAGTGCTGGCGATGGTGGACATGGTGGAAGGCCTCTACCGGCTCGTCTTCTACACGG contains:
- a CDS encoding DUF3396 domain-containing protein, which translates into the protein MARIPRIRLYAKNDVLLAREALSICFYMRRSHREIAQAVLCSLEVYLRAVGPQALCWYGDDQGDWQELDTAGWAHTRHELRESPGLIVELADTPSGAGQYAFEYYGKPLDSPLFSNDPGAVCAVSFWLPPEYLEKHGPAHVRELALELAAPLPFNSGHASLAINALTQLVGVSAELRHGCFRHPGMDMPGLGDLSMNLGTRVKGAYWLTFLGQPVLGEVGGSAGLRTRLSSPGITVQEMDGERAVVTLGESPEAGDTEQGRDLPLHRELARVLEPWLYQQRIPWSGFTQEDMRRWERRFLD
- a CDS encoding class I SAM-dependent DNA methyltransferase, yielding MQTTNDIVQKLWNLCSLLREDGVTYHQYVTELTYLLFLKMLKETGREDVLPKGQRWDDLAGKSGMEQLDFYKRLLLNLSALGSPRVRDIYTDASTTLRQPKTLTELVRHIDGLQWYSETREHMGDLYEGLLEKNATEVKSGAGQYFTPRPLVESMVALVKPQPGERVQDPAAGTGGFLIAADRYVKDQTDDLFTLPEKQQRFQKHEAFYGMELVPDTRKLALMNLMLHDIEGDLRLGDTLSPQGAALPPADVILTNPPFGTKKGGGRPTRDDFTFPTSNKQLAFLEHIYRGLKPGGRAAVVVPDNVLFEDNVGAAIRADLMDKCDLHTVLRLPTGIFYAQGVKTNVLFFTRGQTDKGNTKAVWFYDLRANMPSFGKRTPLTRKHFREFEEAFGENPHGKSKRKDQGEEGRLRKYTRDYIRDRGDNLDISWLRDESQGSANDLPQPEVIAVELREQLQVALAEIDALSALLGREDVGT
- a CDS encoding restriction endonuclease subunit S, whose translation is MKSSYIPPGWSEAPISDLCHLINGRAFKPTEWAKSGLPIVRIQNLNEPDSSFNYCDKEVEEKFIIDAGELLFAWSGTPGTSFGAHIWKGPRAVLNQHIFRVHIEERHLNKEFFRLALNQRLNTFIEKAHGGVGLGHITKGKFEDTTLYIPPLNEQRRIVAKLESLLARSHRAKEALDAIPTLLERFRQSVLAAAFRGDLTADWRAKHPDIEPASKLLERIRAERRRNWEEAELKKMQSKGKAPRDDAWKDKYEEPSTPDTRLLPEIPQGWSWVRLPELGEVARGKSKHRPRNDPRLFDGPYPFIQTGDVAQSNGRIDSASQSYSELGLAQSRLFPKGTVCITIAANIADTAVLGIDACFPDSVVGVITESRLVSPEYLELFIRTIKSDLADFAPATAQKNINLEVLSEVAIPIPPPEERVEIEGLLNSALGHINALERTHTYAVRMMSSLESSMLSKAFRGELVPQDPNDEPASVLLERIRAEREATASSVPKRSRGRRPAA
- a CDS encoding Uma2 family endonuclease, which gives rise to MTSRRPPGNESTERNAPSVEAAFQAVPPEMVAEILDGELHVSPRPARPHANVASNLGGILLAPFKFGTRGPGGWVIINEPELHLGPRPDKLVPDLAGWRRERLPRAVGGDDAPAHYDLAPDWVCEVLSERTRSRDKGQKMRIYAREGVRHVWHVDPLARTLDIFRLMEGQWLLVHSFAGEETVRAEPFDAIDLELALVWSE
- a CDS encoding DUF3396 domain-containing protein, producing MVRIPQIRLHAEHGALVVREGFSICFYIRRSHREIAPAVMHSLDTYLHAVGPRALGWYVDPEGDWQELDATGWTHVRDKLHKSSPILKLRDTPSGAGQYELNYHGKSLDAPLFVDNPDAVCALSFWLPSEYLEEHGPAHVRELALELAAPLPINSGHAGPAFNFLFMPPEFRSLCFRYPGMDVCSPMDVSWSIGTRVRGPHWLTFLGQPVLGEVGGSAGLRTRLSSPGITVQEMDGERAVVTLGESPEAGDTEQGRDLPLHRELARVLEPWLYQQRIPWSGFTQEDMRRWERRFLD
- a CDS encoding restriction endonuclease fold toxin 5 domain-containing protein — protein: MAKEYWSPGTGEGGGTQFETRRNSRDRPWWASGVLALVILGLQAACASGYPMGGTLAGTARHWGSAQRVSPGEEERVDGALVVAVARPNAPSEDVEVADVGAEDREGTGVEEVSAAESDKAARRPRYLSSRVSRVEEEEVLEREGVGWPDGVGDGRPFEVPMSLDYFQGFLVQAGVPSTAVPRDGRTLSPQQALELVPYLLATPVTLGSFGPRRMAAHVLMEVATGGELVTRDELHARMRRFSRLLVLRPDGYLVKVTSGEAVQKAGQVVLAEDGTLRAGRFEVGPFYAIDGERLFPVDEKLEVPKGARPTGIYEPDDNPGLAVAEGAVLAMVDMVEGLYRLVFYTGETLEGLAQLPGAVRQLYESSPQLWEEFRHKPHAEKVRTVSRLVTGMVLTVGTSGAGAAKAASWGGKLGSVAVPLLSLSGEGLLAVRLVAVPVGGAVAVAGNALSATYVLHMANTSAQGAGGGGGWPPVGGPGQWVEDTSSMSEQARDYQAQVTGAPKRWAYKVCRDGECVNYDGYEPKTGTLLEAKAREYAKWFDEKLDPRFNYEGLEDMVAQAERQLRVAGGRPLRWHVAEPRMVAVLRKWFDLNDLQAVEVVYTQPIR